The following proteins come from a genomic window of Vicinamibacterales bacterium:
- the nuoF gene encoding NADH-quinone oxidoreductase subunit NuoF yields the protein MSFHPTMPYGTEGWHRSMRATLPEGPEFAYRAEARAKFEEFAAHYAPEHRKSATLHALYLAQEQQGYISNNVTRHVAQVIGCTTAEVEDVVSYYVMFHRNPVGKYVLQVCTTLSCALAGAERVVEELEHKLGIKAGQTDPTGMFTIQQMECLGACDRAPVMMVNNDHWHEHLAPESAGALIDQMKTEGLKALGGCHLAIEGRPESEWRGKTTTPVKPKAVPDYEPVLTKYAFTPGGAEFDHYVKNQAGYEGLKKALGMTPDAVIEDVKKSGLRGRGGAGFPTGLKWQFVDKKSPKPKFIVCNADESEPGTFKDHLLMERNPHLLVEGCLIGCYAIGSKAAYIYIRGEFYHLFPAMQKAIDDARQAGYVGKNIMGSGFDCEVYLHRGAGAYEAGEETALLESLEGKRAQPRFKPPFPAVEGAWGCPTAVNNVETLCNVPLVMTRGAEWFAALGPEKNGGPKLFCVSGAVRRPGVFEAPMKVTLRELIFDYAGGPLDGHTLKAVIPGGSSVPILLPDQIDIPASFDDVQRAGSLLGSAAIMALDETTDMVWLADNLLHFYRHESCGKCTPCREGTDWLYRILHRMMNGQATEKDIALLGSVANQINGKTLCAFGDAAATPVLTTLKLFKPEFEAYVKGTQPKPAAYRAHTKAEAH from the coding sequence ATGAGCTTTCATCCGACGATGCCGTACGGCACGGAGGGTTGGCATCGCTCGATGCGGGCCACGCTGCCGGAGGGCCCGGAGTTCGCGTACCGCGCCGAGGCGCGCGCGAAGTTCGAGGAGTTTGCCGCGCATTACGCGCCCGAGCATCGCAAGTCGGCGACGCTGCACGCGCTGTACCTGGCGCAGGAGCAGCAGGGCTACATCAGCAACAACGTGACCCGGCACGTGGCCCAGGTGATTGGCTGCACCACCGCCGAGGTCGAGGACGTCGTCTCCTATTACGTGATGTTCCACCGCAACCCAGTGGGCAAGTACGTGCTGCAGGTCTGCACCACGTTGTCGTGCGCGCTGGCCGGCGCCGAGCGCGTGGTTGAAGAGCTCGAACACAAGCTTGGCATCAAGGCCGGCCAGACCGACCCGACCGGCATGTTCACCATCCAGCAGATGGAATGCCTCGGCGCCTGCGATCGCGCGCCGGTGATGATGGTGAACAACGACCACTGGCATGAACACCTCGCGCCCGAGTCGGCCGGCGCCCTGATCGACCAGATGAAGACCGAGGGCCTCAAGGCGCTTGGCGGTTGCCACCTCGCCATCGAGGGCCGTCCCGAAAGCGAGTGGCGGGGCAAGACCACGACGCCGGTGAAGCCGAAGGCGGTGCCCGACTACGAACCCGTGCTGACGAAGTACGCGTTCACGCCGGGTGGTGCGGAGTTCGATCACTACGTCAAGAACCAGGCGGGCTACGAAGGGCTGAAGAAGGCCCTCGGCATGACGCCCGACGCCGTGATTGAAGACGTCAAGAAATCAGGCCTGCGCGGCCGCGGCGGCGCCGGCTTCCCGACCGGCCTCAAGTGGCAGTTCGTCGACAAGAAGTCGCCCAAGCCGAAGTTCATCGTCTGCAACGCCGACGAGAGCGAGCCGGGCACCTTCAAGGACCACCTGCTGATGGAGCGCAACCCCCACCTGCTGGTGGAAGGCTGCCTGATTGGCTGCTACGCCATTGGTTCGAAGGCGGCGTACATCTACATCCGCGGCGAGTTCTACCATTTGTTCCCCGCCATGCAGAAGGCGATCGACGATGCGCGCCAGGCGGGCTACGTCGGCAAGAACATCATGGGCTCGGGCTTCGACTGCGAGGTCTACCTGCACCGCGGCGCCGGCGCCTACGAGGCCGGTGAAGAAACCGCGCTGCTCGAATCGCTTGAAGGCAAGCGCGCGCAGCCGCGCTTCAAGCCGCCCTTCCCCGCGGTGGAGGGCGCCTGGGGGTGCCCCACGGCGGTTAACAACGTGGAGACGCTGTGCAACGTGCCGCTGGTGATGACCCGCGGCGCCGAGTGGTTTGCCGCCCTCGGCCCCGAGAAGAACGGCGGCCCGAAGCTGTTCTGCGTGAGCGGCGCCGTCAGGCGCCCCGGCGTGTTCGAAGCGCCGATGAAAGTCACGCTCAGGGAACTGATTTTCGACTACGCCGGCGGCCCGCTCGACGGCCACACGTTGAAGGCCGTGATCCCGGGCGGTTCGTCGGTGCCGATCCTGCTGCCCGATCAGATCGACATCCCGGCGAGCTTTGACGACGTCCAGAGGGCGGGATCGCTGCTCGGTTCGGCGGCGATCATGGCGCTCGATGAGACCACCGACATGGTGTGGCTGGCCGACAACCTGCTGCACTTCTATCGCCACGAGTCGTGCGGCAAGTGCACGCCGTGCCGCGAAGGCACCGACTGGCTGTATCGCATCCTGCACCGCATGATGAACGGCCAGGCCACGGAAAAGGACATCGCGCTGCTCGGCAGCGTGGCTAATCAGATCAACGGCAAGACGCTGTGCGCCTTCGGCGATGCGGCCGCGACGCCGGTGCTGACGACCCTCAAGTTGTTCAAGCCAGAGTTCGAGGCGTATGTGAAGGGCACGCAGCCCAAGCCGGCCGCGTATCGCGCGCACACCAAGGCGGAGGCGCACTAA
- a CDS encoding NADH-quinone oxidoreductase subunit J has protein sequence MASDALLFYLFAGAAVLGALLVVSQRNPVYSVLALIGSFFGLSGLYVLLEAPFVAVVQIIIYAGAIMVLFLFVVMLLNVPREDTSEWDRSHPLYRPLAVRVGGALALLLALELGWALSRTAGLGGGVAEAHPAVASVAELGRVLFTDYMFAFEVTSILIIVAMVGAVVLAKKRED, from the coding sequence TTGGCCTCTGACGCGCTGCTCTTTTACCTGTTCGCCGGCGCCGCGGTGCTCGGCGCGCTGCTGGTCGTCTCCCAGAGGAACCCGGTCTACAGCGTGCTGGCGCTGATCGGGTCGTTCTTCGGGCTGTCGGGCCTGTACGTGCTGCTCGAGGCCCCGTTCGTGGCGGTGGTGCAGATCATCATCTACGCCGGCGCCATCATGGTGCTGTTCCTGTTCGTGGTGATGTTACTCAACGTGCCGCGCGAAGACACCTCGGAGTGGGACCGGTCGCATCCGCTCTACCGCCCGCTGGCGGTGCGCGTGGGCGGCGCCCTGGCGCTGCTGCTGGCGCTCGAACTGGGCTGGGCCCTGTCGCGCACGGCGGGGCTGGGCGGCGGCGTCGCCGAGGCGCACCCGGCGGTGGCGTCGGTCGCCGAGCTGGGCCGCGTCCTGTTCACCGACTACATGTTTGCGTTTGAAGTGACGTCGATCCTGATCATCGTGGCGATGGTCGGCGCCGTCGTCCTCGCCAAGAAGAGGGAGGACTGA
- the nuoK gene encoding NADH-quinone oxidoreductase subunit NuoK: MSIGHYLVLSGLLFSIGAAGVFLRRNLITLLLSVEIMLNAVNLAFVAFGRQLGTVDGQIITFFVMTVAAAEAAVGLALVIGLFRHRETLNPEAFTSLKW; this comes from the coding sequence ATGTCAATCGGCCACTATCTCGTGCTCTCGGGCCTGCTGTTCTCGATTGGCGCCGCCGGCGTCTTCCTGCGCCGCAACCTGATTACGCTGCTGCTGTCGGTGGAAATCATGCTGAACGCGGTCAACCTGGCGTTTGTGGCCTTCGGCCGCCAGCTGGGCACCGTGGACGGCCAGATCATCACCTTCTTCGTGATGACGGTGGCCGCCGCCGAGGCGGCGGTGGGCCTGGCCCTGGTGATTGGCCTGTTCCGCCACCGCGAAACGCTCAACCCTGAAGCCTTCACGTCGTTGAAATGGTGA
- the nuoL gene encoding NADH-quinone oxidoreductase subunit L, with protein MLALIPLLPFAGFLVNATMGRRLPKAVTGGLASAVMVLSFLIAAMQVWALAGMPPESRQINQTLFTWITAGDFTLDLALRLDALSAVMILVITGIGSLIHIYSISYMHEETDAEYGRFFSYLNLFCFFMLMLVLGSNVLVMFVGWEGVGLCSYLLIGFYYQKKSASDAANKAFIVNRVGDFAFILGALLMVVTFNSLDFTTIALAAKELPPEATFGTLSLITLLLFIGATGKSAQIPLYVWLPDAMEGPTPVSALIHAATMVTAGVYMIGRNAVLFEHAPITLTVVAVVGAATALFAGTIGLVQNDIKRVLAYSTVSQLGYMFLAMGVGAFGAGIFHLMTHAFFKACLFLGSGAVIHALHGEQDIRRMGGLKKHIPITYWTFVIAALAIAGIPFLSGFFSKDEILFETFLHGHQILWGVGALTSLLTATYMFRLVHLTFHGEERFASAGHGHDDPGHADHGHAHDAHAAPAHGMHLHDAPAPMAFALIVLAVGSILAGYVGVPHALGGHNNLDAWLEPAFQATNCGQPVTTGELAGMAIENCLPGEEAGAEGDHTGLELSLMGVSSLIAFAGIGLATFLWLKRKDIPAQMATQFSGVHKLLLNKYYVDEIYDATIVQPIKVVSQEGLWRGFDVKVVDGAVNGAGYFVSGVSIVLRLLQNGSVKTYAASIFAGAVAILAFYLWR; from the coding sequence GTGCTAGCTCTCATTCCATTGCTGCCGTTTGCCGGCTTCCTCGTCAACGCGACGATGGGGCGGCGGCTGCCCAAGGCGGTGACCGGCGGGCTGGCGTCCGCCGTCATGGTGCTGTCGTTCCTGATTGCCGCCATGCAGGTGTGGGCGCTGGCCGGCATGCCGCCGGAATCGCGCCAGATCAACCAGACCCTGTTCACCTGGATCACGGCCGGCGATTTCACGCTCGACCTGGCGCTGCGCCTCGACGCGCTGTCGGCGGTGATGATTCTCGTGATCACCGGCATCGGCTCGCTGATTCACATCTACTCGATCTCCTACATGCACGAGGAAACCGACGCCGAATACGGCCGGTTCTTCTCGTACCTGAACCTGTTCTGCTTCTTCATGCTGATGCTGGTGCTCGGCTCGAACGTCCTGGTGATGTTCGTGGGCTGGGAGGGCGTGGGCCTGTGCTCCTACCTGCTGATTGGCTTCTACTACCAGAAGAAGTCGGCGTCGGACGCGGCCAACAAGGCGTTCATCGTCAACCGCGTCGGCGACTTCGCGTTCATTCTGGGCGCGCTGCTGATGGTGGTGACGTTCAACTCGCTGGACTTCACGACCATCGCGCTGGCGGCGAAGGAACTGCCGCCCGAGGCGACCTTCGGCACGCTGTCGCTGATCACGCTGCTGCTGTTCATCGGCGCCACCGGCAAGTCGGCGCAGATTCCGCTGTATGTGTGGCTGCCCGACGCGATGGAAGGCCCGACCCCGGTGTCGGCCCTCATCCACGCCGCCACCATGGTCACCGCCGGCGTCTATATGATCGGCCGCAACGCCGTGCTGTTCGAGCACGCGCCGATCACCCTGACCGTGGTCGCCGTGGTCGGCGCCGCCACCGCGCTGTTTGCCGGCACCATCGGCCTGGTGCAGAACGACATCAAGCGCGTGCTGGCGTATTCGACGGTGTCGCAGCTGGGCTACATGTTCCTGGCGATGGGCGTCGGCGCGTTCGGCGCCGGCATCTTCCACCTGATGACCCACGCCTTCTTCAAGGCCTGCCTGTTCCTCGGCTCGGGCGCGGTGATTCACGCGCTGCACGGCGAGCAGGACATCCGCAGGATGGGCGGCCTCAAGAAGCACATCCCGATCACCTACTGGACGTTCGTGATTGCGGCGCTGGCCATCGCCGGCATTCCGTTCCTGTCAGGGTTCTTCTCGAAAGACGAGATCCTGTTCGAGACGTTCCTGCACGGCCACCAGATCCTGTGGGGCGTGGGCGCGCTGACGTCGCTGCTGACCGCCACCTACATGTTCCGCCTGGTCCACCTGACCTTCCACGGCGAGGAGCGGTTCGCCTCGGCCGGCCATGGCCACGACGATCCCGGCCACGCCGATCACGGTCACGCGCACGACGCCCATGCCGCCCCGGCGCATGGCATGCACCTGCACGACGCGCCCGCGCCGATGGCGTTCGCGCTGATCGTGCTGGCGGTCGGCTCGATCCTCGCCGGCTACGTCGGCGTGCCGCACGCGCTCGGCGGCCACAACAACCTTGACGCCTGGCTCGAGCCGGCATTCCAGGCCACCAACTGCGGCCAGCCGGTCACCACCGGCGAGCTGGCGGGCATGGCCATCGAGAATTGCCTGCCCGGCGAGGAAGCCGGCGCCGAAGGCGACCACACCGGCCTCGAGCTGTCGCTGATGGGGGTGTCGTCACTGATCGCCTTTGCCGGCATCGGGCTGGCGACGTTCCTGTGGCTGAAGCGCAAGGACATCCCGGCGCAGATGGCCACCCAGTTTTCGGGAGTCCACAAGCTGTTGCTGAACAAGTACTACGTGGATGAAATCTACGACGCGACCATCGTGCAGCCGATCAAGGTGGTGTCGCAGGAGGGCCTGTGGCGCGGCTTCGACGTCAAGGTCGTGGACGGCGCCGTCAACGGCGCCGGTTACTTCGTGAGCGGGGTGAGCATCGTGCTCCGCCTGCTGCAGAACGGGTCGGTTAAGACCTATGCGGCATCCATCTTTGCAGGCGCGGTCGCCATCCTCGCCTTCTACCTCTGGAGATAG